In Hoplias malabaricus isolate fHopMal1 chromosome 6, fHopMal1.hap1, whole genome shotgun sequence, a single window of DNA contains:
- the scamp3 gene encoding secretory carrier-associated membrane protein 3 isoform X1: MSKYTSFPEPNDDHNPFQDPAVTQHSSNTDYPTLDLYNPFDNRTTGPPPPYEATSPTAPPPVQTPPSRTTPTEPRNYGSYGTQTAVNATTADLLRKQEELERKAKELERRERELNSHSLGPGSTRQNNWPPLPSFCPVGPCFYQDIDVEISQAFQRIVSIMYYFWMFTACTLAFNFLSCLSLFCVDVQSGVGLGLAILWLLLFTPCSFVCWYRPVYKAFRSDSSFNFFTFFFIFFTQVVVYVIMTIGIPGWGFSGWIVGLYGFKKNAGVGVIMLINAVLFTAQSAMGVILLKKVHSLYRQTGASFQKAQAEFATGVFSNQAVRQAAAQATATAAQGAFTGAR, translated from the exons atgtctAAATACACCAGCTTTCCGGAGCCAAACGACGATCACAACCCGTTCCAG GATCCTGCTGTGACCCAACACAGCAGTAACACAGACTACCCCACACTGGACCTGTACAACCCCTTTGACAACAGAACTACTGgg ccTCCACCTCCTTATGAGGCCACATCCCCTACTGCACCACCCCCTGTTCAGACTCCACCCAGCAGAACCACACCCACAGAACCCAGAAATTATGGGTCATACGGCACACAG aCAGCTGTGAATGCCACCACTGCAGATCTCCTGAGGAAGCAGGAGGAACTGGAGAGAAAGGCGAAGGAGctagagagaagggagagagagctaAATTCTCACAGTCTTGGCCCTGGATCCA CTCGTCAGAATAATTGGCCTCCTTTGCCGTCTTTCTGTCCGGTGGGACCCTGCTTCTATCAGGACATCGATGTGGAGATCAGCCAGGCGTTCCAACGCATTGTCTCCATCATGTACTACTTCTGGATGT TTACGGCTTGCACCCTGGCCTTTAACTTCCTATCCTGCTTGTCTCTGTTCTGTGTGGATGTCCAAAGTGGAGTGGGCCTGGGCCTAGCCATCCTCTGGCTTCTCCTTTTTACTCCTTGCTCTTTTGTCTGTTGGTACAGACCTGTGTACAAAGCTTTCAG GAGTGATAGTTCTTTCAACTTCTTTACgttcttcttcattttctttaCCCAAGTGGTTGTCTATGTCATTATGACAATTGGAATCCCTGGCTGGGGCTTCAG tGGATGGATAGTGGGTCTTTATGGATTTAAGAAAAATGCTGGCGTAGGGGTGATCATGCTGATAAATGCTGTGCTCTTCACTGCCCAGTCCGCCATGGGAGTGATTTTACTCAAGAAG GTCCACTCTCTGTACAGGCAGACTGGAGCCAGCTTCCAGAAAGCCCAGGCTGAATTTGCTACAGGAGTGTTTTCCAATCAGGCAGTGCGCCAAGCAGCTGCACAAGCCACAGCCACGGCAGCCCAGGGGGCCTTCACAGGAGCCCGGTAG
- the scamp3 gene encoding secretory carrier-associated membrane protein 3 isoform X2, whose product MSKYTSFPEPNDDHNPFQPPPPYEATSPTAPPPVQTPPSRTTPTEPRNYGSYGTQTAVNATTADLLRKQEELERKAKELERRERELNSHSLGPGSTRQNNWPPLPSFCPVGPCFYQDIDVEISQAFQRIVSIMYYFWMFTACTLAFNFLSCLSLFCVDVQSGVGLGLAILWLLLFTPCSFVCWYRPVYKAFRSDSSFNFFTFFFIFFTQVVVYVIMTIGIPGWGFSGWIVGLYGFKKNAGVGVIMLINAVLFTAQSAMGVILLKKVHSLYRQTGASFQKAQAEFATGVFSNQAVRQAAAQATATAAQGAFTGAR is encoded by the exons atgtctAAATACACCAGCTTTCCGGAGCCAAACGACGATCACAACCCGTTCCAG ccTCCACCTCCTTATGAGGCCACATCCCCTACTGCACCACCCCCTGTTCAGACTCCACCCAGCAGAACCACACCCACAGAACCCAGAAATTATGGGTCATACGGCACACAG aCAGCTGTGAATGCCACCACTGCAGATCTCCTGAGGAAGCAGGAGGAACTGGAGAGAAAGGCGAAGGAGctagagagaagggagagagagctaAATTCTCACAGTCTTGGCCCTGGATCCA CTCGTCAGAATAATTGGCCTCCTTTGCCGTCTTTCTGTCCGGTGGGACCCTGCTTCTATCAGGACATCGATGTGGAGATCAGCCAGGCGTTCCAACGCATTGTCTCCATCATGTACTACTTCTGGATGT TTACGGCTTGCACCCTGGCCTTTAACTTCCTATCCTGCTTGTCTCTGTTCTGTGTGGATGTCCAAAGTGGAGTGGGCCTGGGCCTAGCCATCCTCTGGCTTCTCCTTTTTACTCCTTGCTCTTTTGTCTGTTGGTACAGACCTGTGTACAAAGCTTTCAG GAGTGATAGTTCTTTCAACTTCTTTACgttcttcttcattttctttaCCCAAGTGGTTGTCTATGTCATTATGACAATTGGAATCCCTGGCTGGGGCTTCAG tGGATGGATAGTGGGTCTTTATGGATTTAAGAAAAATGCTGGCGTAGGGGTGATCATGCTGATAAATGCTGTGCTCTTCACTGCCCAGTCCGCCATGGGAGTGATTTTACTCAAGAAG GTCCACTCTCTGTACAGGCAGACTGGAGCCAGCTTCCAGAAAGCCCAGGCTGAATTTGCTACAGGAGTGTTTTCCAATCAGGCAGTGCGCCAAGCAGCTGCACAAGCCACAGCCACGGCAGCCCAGGGGGCCTTCACAGGAGCCCGGTAG